In a single window of the SAR202 cluster bacterium genome:
- a CDS encoding YgiT-type zinc finger protein — MKCIVCHGDDIQVTEVNEEVRLDNNVVWVQIKTPVCRTCGERYYDRRTVHLLEKITRELKAGKLALKEVGKVLTYKP; from the coding sequence ATGAAATGCATCGTGTGCCACGGTGACGACATCCAGGTGACCGAGGTCAATGAAGAAGTCCGGCTCGACAACAATGTCGTATGGGTGCAGATCAAGACGCCCGTTTGCAGGACGTGCGGCGAGAGATACTATGACCGCCGTACCGTTCACTTGCTGGAGAAAATCACCAGGGAGCTAAAGGCAGGCAAGCTGGCTTTGAAAGAGGTGGGCAAGGTCCTAACCTACAAGCCCTAA
- a CDS encoding aspartate aminotransferase family protein, with amino-acid sequence MVRSKASLDAELLKMTPKSRALWERGKDSMPGGIIKGAYWRPPHPIYVQKAEGCHIWDIDGNRYVDFENHHSTTVLGHNPPGVMAELKNAMEMGIGLGHPTEYEAEISEEITRRFPSIERVRFANSGTEASLHATRLIRAKTGKPKIAKFEGAYHGSHDALEVSVAPPLDKAGEATSPKAVPTHKGMSRAANDEVIILPYNDRESVELILREHKDEVAGVFYDGKPGMLDIPDDFTKFVRKITQELGMYMVMDEVVSFRAGPGGYQGEAGVKPDLSIFGKAFGGGLPVGAIGGRRELMDVLDNTGAPTGLFQSGTFSGNHFTLAAGLATLRGLTPEVYEQLEGLRARLHKGLEAAFKKAGVPCQVLSRGSMINAYIAEKPVKDYRSARQADGAMLERIIVGLLIKGYSIGPTPMSMTLSTPMSDATIDGFLKALSEVLADKD; translated from the coding sequence ATGGTCAGGTCTAAAGCGTCCCTTGACGCTGAGCTGCTGAAGATGACGCCGAAGTCGAGGGCGCTGTGGGAGCGCGGCAAGGATAGCATGCCCGGGGGCATCATCAAAGGCGCTTACTGGCGGCCCCCGCATCCCATCTATGTGCAGAAGGCGGAAGGCTGCCACATCTGGGACATCGATGGAAACCGGTACGTGGACTTTGAAAACCACCATTCGACCACTGTGCTGGGACACAACCCGCCGGGGGTGATGGCGGAGCTAAAGAACGCGATGGAGATGGGTATCGGCCTGGGCCACCCGACCGAATACGAGGCGGAGATCTCCGAGGAGATCACCCGGCGCTTCCCTTCGATTGAGCGGGTGCGCTTCGCCAACTCCGGTACTGAGGCGTCGCTTCATGCGACTCGCCTCATCCGGGCCAAGACCGGCAAGCCCAAGATCGCCAAGTTTGAGGGGGCCTATCACGGCAGTCACGACGCGCTCGAAGTGAGCGTGGCGCCGCCGCTCGACAAGGCGGGCGAGGCTACCTCGCCCAAGGCCGTTCCCACCCACAAGGGCATGTCGCGCGCGGCTAACGATGAGGTGATCATTCTCCCCTACAACGACCGGGAGTCTGTTGAGCTCATCCTGAGGGAGCACAAGGACGAGGTTGCGGGCGTGTTCTACGACGGCAAGCCGGGCATGCTGGACATCCCTGACGACTTTACTAAATTCGTCCGGAAGATCACCCAGGAACTTGGGATGTACATGGTGATGGACGAGGTGGTCAGCTTCCGGGCTGGGCCAGGCGGCTACCAGGGAGAAGCCGGGGTGAAGCCGGACCTGAGCATATTCGGAAAGGCCTTCGGAGGGGGACTGCCGGTTGGGGCCATCGGGGGTCGCAGGGAGCTTATGGACGTGCTGGACAACACCGGCGCGCCAACCGGACTTTTCCAGAGCGGCACATTCTCCGGCAACCACTTCACGCTGGCCGCCGGGCTGGCTACTCTCCGTGGGTTGACGCCGGAGGTTTACGAGCAGCTCGAAGGCCTCCGCGCGCGGCTGCACAAAGGGCTGGAGGCCGCCTTCAAGAAGGCGGGAGTTCCTTGCCAAGTGCTGAGCCGAGGCTCTATGATTAATGCATATATAGCTGAGAAGCCTGTCAAGGACTACAGGAGCGCCAGGCAGGCGGATGGCGCCATGCTCGAGCGCATCATAGTGGGACTGCTTATCAAGGGCTACAGTATTGGCCCCACGCCGATGAGCATGACACTGTCGACGCCCATGAGCGATGCGACAATAGACGGTTTTCTGAAGGCACTCAGCGAAGTTCTGGCGGATAAGGACTAG
- a CDS encoding amidohydrolase, whose product MKTPVVDFHAHVGRWGSFGMADDLETYLRVMDAAGVDISCINCIFYGEAHRNLDSVMPFVKKHPDRFVPVAYVTPRYLQDAIPELERAFGKLGARFLKLYPTYLGKPIDDPSYFPIFEWANDHGIVIMSHSSFFFEGDTLTMPRLFPALAKRFNKVRWVLGHSGNNMNGQAQAVAAARECDNIYLETCTSMAEAGTIEFLVNGAGEDRVLYGSDMPLLDARNQVGRIVTADISDEAKKKVLGLNAIKLLGLKNKS is encoded by the coding sequence ATGAAGACGCCCGTTGTAGACTTCCACGCCCACGTCGGCAGGTGGGGCTCTTTCGGAATGGCAGATGACCTAGAGACGTATCTCAGGGTGATGGATGCCGCCGGGGTGGATATTAGCTGCATCAACTGCATTTTCTATGGCGAGGCCCATCGAAACCTGGACTCCGTGATGCCCTTCGTCAAGAAGCACCCGGACAGGTTCGTGCCCGTGGCCTACGTGACGCCGCGGTACCTGCAGGACGCCATACCTGAGCTCGAGCGCGCGTTCGGTAAGCTTGGCGCCAGGTTCCTCAAGCTGTACCCCACATATCTCGGCAAGCCGATTGACGACCCGTCTTACTTCCCCATTTTTGAATGGGCCAACGATCACGGCATTGTTATCATGAGCCATTCGTCCTTCTTTTTCGAAGGGGATACCCTGACTATGCCGCGCCTCTTTCCGGCGCTGGCCAAGAGGTTTAACAAGGTCCGGTGGGTGCTCGGCCACTCTGGGAACAACATGAATGGGCAGGCCCAGGCCGTGGCCGCGGCAAGAGAGTGTGACAACATCTACCTGGAGACGTGCACGTCGATGGCGGAGGCGGGCACCATTGAATTTCTTGTGAACGGGGCGGGGGAGGACCGGGTGCTGTACGGGTCCGACATGCCTCTCCTGGACGCGCGCAACCAGGTTGGCCGCATAGTGACCGCCGACATTTCAGACGAGGCCAAGAAGAAGGTACTGGGCCTCAACGCAATAAAGCTACTGGGTCTCAAGAACAAGTCTTAG
- a CDS encoding zinc ribbon domain-containing protein, protein MPVYEYVCKTCGCGFEKLRPVSDMDAKAPCPDCGSESRRRLSVFISMTTVGGRSEPVSGGGGGCCGGGCGGGACSA, encoded by the coding sequence ATGCCAGTATATGAATATGTGTGCAAGACATGTGGGTGCGGGTTCGAGAAGCTGCGCCCTGTGAGCGACATGGACGCGAAAGCGCCATGCCCTGACTGCGGATCGGAGTCCCGGCGCAGGCTGTCGGTGTTCATTTCAATGACGACAGTCGGTGGCCGGTCCGAACCGGTGTCAGGTGGCGGCGGCGGGTGCTGTGGCGGCGGCTGCGGTGGAGGCGCCTGCAGCGCCTAG
- the trpB gene encoding tryptophan synthase subunit beta: MTHTRTQPDSIGHFGQFGGRFVPETLMHALEELESAYGEIKEDHDFQAELKKLLNLYVGRPTPLYYAENLTRHLGGAKIYIKREDLAHTGAHKINNALGQGLLAARMGKKRIIAETGAGQHGVATATVCAMLKQECVVYMGEEDIRRQSLNVFRMRLLGAEVRPVTSGSKTLKDAINECIRDWVTNVETTHYLIGSAVGPHPYPMMVRDFQSVIGTEARSQMLAAAGRLPDYAVACVGGGSNAIGLFYPFVQDEDVELIGVEAGGDGVDTPRHSSTLVAGRVGVLHGSMSYLLQDENGQVMETHSISAGLDYPGVGPEHSYLKDTERARYESITDKEAMEGFQLLCRTEGIIPALEPSHAIAYVAKLAPTLPKDRIILLGLSGRGDKDINTVAGALGVKLWG; this comes from the coding sequence ATGACGCACACCCGCACGCAACCTGATTCCATAGGCCATTTTGGGCAGTTTGGAGGGCGCTTCGTCCCAGAGACCCTCATGCACGCCCTGGAGGAGTTGGAATCGGCCTATGGTGAGATCAAGGAGGACCACGACTTCCAGGCCGAATTGAAGAAGCTGCTGAACCTCTACGTCGGGCGGCCGACGCCGCTCTATTACGCTGAGAACCTGACCAGGCATCTCGGCGGCGCGAAGATCTATATCAAGCGCGAAGACCTGGCCCATACCGGCGCGCACAAGATCAACAACGCCCTTGGACAGGGCCTCCTGGCGGCGCGCATGGGCAAAAAGCGGATCATCGCTGAGACGGGCGCGGGGCAGCATGGCGTGGCCACAGCTACGGTCTGCGCCATGCTCAAGCAGGAGTGTGTCGTATATATGGGCGAGGAGGACATCCGGAGGCAGTCTCTGAACGTCTTCAGGATGCGCCTGCTTGGAGCGGAGGTGCGGCCGGTCACTTCCGGCAGCAAAACACTCAAGGACGCGATCAACGAGTGCATTCGCGATTGGGTAACGAACGTGGAGACGACGCACTACCTCATCGGCAGCGCTGTGGGGCCGCACCCGTATCCCATGATGGTGCGCGACTTCCAGTCGGTCATCGGCACCGAGGCGCGCTCGCAGATGCTAGCGGCGGCCGGCAGGCTGCCGGACTACGCCGTTGCGTGTGTCGGCGGCGGCAGTAACGCGATCGGGCTCTTCTACCCGTTCGTTCAGGACGAGGACGTTGAGCTGATCGGTGTTGAGGCAGGCGGGGATGGTGTGGACACGCCGCGCCACTCATCCACGCTCGTAGCAGGCAGGGTAGGGGTGCTTCACGGCAGCATGTCCTACCTTCTACAGGACGAGAACGGCCAGGTGATGGAGACGCACAGCATTTCGGCGGGGCTGGACTATCCGGGTGTTGGGCCGGAGCACAGCTATCTTAAGGACACGGAGCGGGCGCGGTACGAAAGCATAACGGACAAGGAGGCCATGGAGGGCTTCCAGCTGCTCTGCCGGACCGAGGGAATCATCCCAGCGCTTGAGCCGTCTCATGCAATCGCCTACGTGGCTAAGTTGGCCCCCACGCTGCCCAAGGACAGGATAATTCTGCTCGGCCTGAGCGGACGCGGGGATAAGGACATCAACACGGTCGCAGGAGCGCTGGGAGTGAAACTGTGGGGTTAG
- a CDS encoding DUF4258 domain-containing protein has product MSQDADWINDIRKLFQADRVLYTGHCLREMRLEEFGIIEDREIVEAIESGQVIEHYPDDRPYPSVLVYGTTRIGRPIHTVCALDPHDSRVIIVTVYEPDPRRWARHTKRVKK; this is encoded by the coding sequence ATGAGTCAAGATGCTGACTGGATAAATGATATCAGGAAGCTTTTCCAGGCAGATCGAGTGCTCTACACCGGCCATTGCCTCAGAGAGATGCGTCTGGAGGAATTTGGGATAATAGAAGACAGGGAGATTGTTGAGGCAATAGAATCAGGACAAGTCATTGAGCATTATCCCGATGACAGGCCGTACCCGAGCGTCCTGGTCTATGGAACCACCAGAATTGGCCGACCGATTCACACCGTGTGTGCTTTGGATCCCCATGATAGCAGAGTCATTATTGTGACCGTATATGAGCCGGACCCGCGACGGTGGGCTCGTCACACCAAGAGAGTAAAGAAATGA
- a CDS encoding 2-oxo acid dehydrogenase subunit E2 — MATELTMPQMGYDMQEGTLVRWLKREGAEVKVGDAIAEIETDKAVVEFEASEAGVLNKLLVAEGTSVPVGKPIAIIGAPGEKVTAPAAAPAPAPAANGKGAPASSPKRPPEAVEARQEPVTAPAPADDHAAAPGEVRASPVARKLADEMGIDLSKIKGTGPGGRITRDDVMAADKSKAAKTETKAEPQKPAEATARLAAPAPAAPKKEAPAAEHAPAPAAKPGEKVPLSKMRQQIARVTTKSKQEIPHFYVTAEIDMTEAMKLRKQINASLESEGIKISVNDLIIKACVGALRKIPNLNSSYTGDAIQNHPSINIGIAIAMEDGLIMPAIMDCAGKTLAQISQASKDLITRAQKGTLHAQEYTGGTFSISNMGMFEVTNFAAIIQPPQAGVLAVGTVMKKPVVRNDQVVIAETMNATLSVDHRVSDGAEGAKFIVEVKKDLENPLSLLV; from the coding sequence TTGGCTACCGAATTGACGATGCCCCAGATGGGCTATGACATGCAGGAAGGCACCCTTGTGCGCTGGCTTAAGCGCGAAGGGGCCGAGGTGAAGGTCGGCGACGCGATAGCCGAGATAGAGACTGACAAGGCAGTGGTGGAGTTCGAGGCGTCCGAAGCGGGCGTTCTGAACAAGCTCCTTGTTGCCGAAGGCACTTCCGTTCCCGTCGGCAAGCCGATAGCGATCATCGGCGCGCCTGGAGAGAAGGTGACCGCCCCCGCGGCCGCTCCGGCCCCAGCGCCCGCTGCCAACGGCAAGGGCGCACCGGCGTCGAGCCCCAAGCGGCCGCCGGAGGCCGTGGAGGCCCGGCAGGAGCCAGTAACCGCTCCCGCTCCCGCAGATGACCACGCGGCCGCCCCCGGCGAGGTCCGCGCATCGCCTGTTGCCCGGAAGCTGGCGGACGAGATGGGCATCGACCTCTCGAAGATCAAGGGCACCGGCCCCGGCGGCCGCATCACCCGTGACGACGTGATGGCCGCGGACAAGTCGAAGGCCGCGAAGACCGAGACGAAGGCGGAGCCGCAGAAGCCTGCCGAGGCAACCGCGAGGCTGGCGGCGCCGGCCCCGGCCGCCCCGAAGAAGGAAGCTCCCGCGGCCGAGCACGCCCCTGCCCCGGCGGCAAAGCCCGGCGAGAAGGTCCCACTGAGCAAGATGCGCCAGCAGATCGCCCGCGTGACCACGAAGAGCAAGCAGGAGATCCCTCACTTCTACGTTACCGCGGAGATCGACATGACCGAGGCGATGAAGCTGCGCAAGCAGATCAACGCCAGCCTGGAGTCGGAAGGCATCAAGATCAGCGTCAACGACCTCATCATCAAGGCCTGCGTTGGCGCTCTCAGGAAGATACCGAACCTGAACTCCTCCTACACAGGGGACGCCATACAGAACCATCCGTCCATCAACATCGGCATCGCCATTGCTATGGAAGACGGACTGATCATGCCCGCGATAATGGACTGCGCCGGCAAGACGCTCGCCCAGATATCCCAGGCGAGCAAGGACCTCATCACCCGGGCCCAGAAGGGGACGCTCCACGCCCAGGAGTACACCGGCGGCACCTTCAGCATCAGCAACATGGGCATGTTCGAGGTGACCAACTTCGCAGCGATCATCCAGCCCCCGCAGGCTGGCGTGCTGGCCGTGGGCACGGTGATGAAAAAGCCGGTCGTCCGCAACGACCAGGTGGTCATCGCCGAGACGATGAACGCCACGCTCTCCGTGGACCACCGCGTCTCCGACGGCGCGGAGGGCGCAAAGTTCATCGTAGAAGTCAAAAAGGATTTGGAGAACCCGCTCAGCTTGCTGGTGTAG
- the pdhA gene encoding pyruvate dehydrogenase (acetyl-transferring) E1 component subunit alpha, producing the protein MKVAINLDKAQVAEMYRQMALIRLFEEQCARQYQQGKIRGFLHLYIGQEAVAVGAMSVTRKDDYVITSYRDHGHAIAKGIHPNAVMAELFGKVTGCSGGKGGSMHLFDIEKRFMGGHAIVAGQMPLACGLGLAIKRKKEDSAVLCFFGDGAVNEGYFHESLNLASLWKLPVIFFLENNMYGMGTLVSRARAAGKDIYLAADAYNIPAAQIDGMDVAAVREATAEALKRVRTGDGPVFIEAMTYRFRGHSMSDASYYRESSEVEREQVRDPIPAFKKLAVTEGLISEKELAQIDKEVEAAVTESIKFANESPNPPMEALFEHIIAS; encoded by the coding sequence ATGAAGGTGGCGATCAATCTGGACAAGGCCCAGGTAGCGGAGATGTACAGGCAGATGGCGCTGATCCGCCTGTTCGAGGAGCAGTGCGCGCGCCAGTACCAGCAGGGCAAGATACGCGGCTTCCTGCACCTTTACATCGGCCAGGAGGCCGTCGCGGTGGGCGCCATGTCCGTCACACGCAAGGACGACTACGTGATTACCAGCTACCGTGACCATGGCCACGCAATCGCGAAGGGTATCCACCCCAACGCCGTCATGGCGGAGCTGTTCGGCAAGGTTACGGGTTGCAGCGGCGGTAAGGGCGGCTCCATGCACCTTTTCGATATTGAGAAGCGCTTCATGGGCGGCCACGCCATTGTTGCCGGCCAGATGCCGCTGGCATGCGGCCTGGGGCTGGCCATCAAGCGCAAGAAAGAGGACAGCGCGGTCCTCTGCTTCTTCGGCGACGGCGCCGTGAACGAGGGCTACTTCCACGAATCGCTCAACCTCGCTTCCCTCTGGAAGCTGCCGGTCATCTTCTTCCTCGAAAACAACATGTACGGCATGGGCACCCTCGTCAGCCGCGCTCGCGCCGCCGGTAAGGACATTTACCTGGCCGCCGACGCCTACAACATCCCCGCCGCCCAGATCGACGGCATGGACGTAGCAGCCGTACGCGAGGCGACAGCGGAGGCTCTCAAACGGGTCCGTACAGGTGACGGACCCGTTTTCATTGAGGCCATGACGTACCGCTTCCGCGGCCACTCCATGTCGGACGCCTCGTACTACCGGGAGTCATCCGAGGTGGAGCGGGAGCAGGTCAGAGACCCGATCCCCGCGTTCAAAAAGCTCGCAGTCACGGAAGGGTTGATTTCCGAGAAAGAGCTCGCGCAGATAGACAAGGAAGTCGAAGCGGCGGTGACGGAGTCCATCAAGTTCGCCAACGAGAGTCCGAACCCGCCGATGGAGGCGCTGTTCGAGCATATTATCGCGTCTTAA
- a CDS encoding alpha-ketoacid dehydrogenase subunit beta — translation MAEIIMREAIARGLREALDKDERAFIMGEDVGAYQGAYAVTKGFFEKYGPERVRDTPIAEGVMVGAGVGAAMAGQRPIVEIMTINFLLLGIDQVVNHAAKLRYMSNGQLEVPLIIRTVTGGGAQLAATHSQSFEGWFASVPGIKVAIPSDPYDALGLFRSALDERDPVIFAEHALLYGFKGEVPDAPYKVPFGQAAVKREGKDITLVAYGRMVHVAQNAAKLFAEMGKQAEVIDVRTLRPLDLDTIVKSVKKTNRCIVVEEVWETGGFGSWIAQSVQEAAFDDLDGPVGHVGGLDVPAPYNGVLEAAAIPDAKRVLQKAKELFGM, via the coding sequence ATGGCTGAGATCATAATGAGAGAGGCGATAGCCCGGGGCCTCCGCGAAGCCCTCGATAAAGACGAGAGGGCGTTTATCATGGGCGAGGACGTGGGCGCATACCAGGGCGCCTACGCGGTGACGAAGGGCTTCTTCGAAAAGTACGGCCCGGAGCGCGTCCGGGACACGCCCATTGCAGAGGGTGTGATGGTTGGCGCGGGCGTCGGCGCGGCAATGGCCGGCCAGAGGCCAATCGTCGAGATAATGACGATCAACTTCCTTCTGCTGGGCATCGACCAGGTGGTGAACCACGCGGCGAAGCTGCGGTACATGTCCAACGGCCAGCTCGAAGTGCCTCTGATAATCCGCACTGTCACCGGCGGCGGCGCGCAGCTTGCTGCCACGCACTCGCAGAGCTTCGAGGGCTGGTTCGCCTCCGTACCCGGCATAAAGGTCGCGATCCCTTCCGATCCCTACGACGCTCTCGGCCTATTCAGGTCCGCGCTGGACGAGCGCGACCCGGTGATCTTTGCCGAGCACGCCCTCCTCTACGGTTTCAAGGGAGAAGTGCCGGACGCCCCCTACAAGGTGCCCTTCGGCCAGGCCGCCGTCAAGCGCGAAGGCAAGGACATCACACTGGTCGCCTACGGCCGGATGGTGCACGTGGCACAGAACGCCGCGAAGCTCTTTGCCGAAATGGGCAAGCAGGCGGAAGTCATCGATGTCCGCACGCTACGGCCGCTGGACCTGGACACCATCGTCAAGTCCGTCAAGAAGACCAACCGGTGCATCGTCGTGGAAGAGGTCTGGGAGACCGGCGGCTTCGGCTCATGGATCGCCCAGTCGGTCCAGGAGGCCGCGTTCGACGACCTGGACGGCCCGGTAGGCCATGTCGGCGGACTGGATGTACCGGCCCCTTACAACGGGGTCCTTGAGGCAGCTGCAATCCCAGACGCCAAGCGCGTCCTCCAGAAGGCCAAAGAGCTCTTCGGAATGTAG